One region of Pan paniscus chromosome 5, NHGRI_mPanPan1-v2.0_pri, whole genome shotgun sequence genomic DNA includes:
- the PBX2 gene encoding pre-B-cell leukemia transcription factor 2 — translation MDERLLGPPPPGGGRGGLGLVSGEPGGPGEPPGGGDPGGGSGGVPGGRGKQDIGDILQQIMTITDQSLDEAQAKKHALNCHRMKPALFSVLCEIKEKTGLSIRSSQEEEPVDPQLMRLDNMLLAEGVAGPEKGGGSAAAAAAAAASGGGVSPDNSIEHSDYRSKLAQIRHIYHSELEKYEQACNEFTTHVMNLLREQSRTRPVAPKEMERMVSIIHRKFSAIQMQLKQSTCEAVMILRSRFLDARRKRRNFSKQATEVLNEYFYSHLSNPYPSEEAKEELAKKCGITVSQVSNWFGNKRIRYKKNIGKFQEEANIYAVKTAVSVTQGGHSRTSSPTPPSSAGSGGSFNLSGSGDMFLGMPGLNGDSYSASQVESLRHSMGPGGYGDNLGGGQMYSPREMRANGSWQEAVTPSSVTSPTEGPGSVHSDTSN, via the exons ATGGACGAAAGGCTACTGGGGCCGCCCCCTCCAGGCGGGGGCCGGGGGGGCCTGGGATTGGTGAGTGGGGAGCCTGGGGGCCCTGGCGAGCCTCCCGGTGGCGGAGACCCCGGTGGGGGTAGCGGGGGGGTCCCGGGAGGCCGAGGGAAGCAAGACATCGGGGACATTCTGCAGCAGATAATGACCATCACCGACCAGAGCCTGGACGAGGCCCAGGCCAA GAAACACGCCCTAAACTGCCACCGAATGAAGCCTGCTCTCTTTAGCGTCCTGTGTGAAATCAAGGAGAAAACCG GCCTCAGCATTCGGAGCTCCCAGGAGGAGGAGCCGGTGGACCCACAGCTGATGCGCTTGGACAACATGCTTCTGGCAGAGGGTGTGGCTGGGCCCGAGAAAGGGGGCggctcagcagcagcagctgcagccgCTGCAGCCTCTGGTGGTGGCGTGTCCCCTGACAACTCCATCGAACACTCGGACTATCGCAGCAAACTTGCCCAGATCCGTCACATATACCACTCGGAGCTGGAGAAGTATGAGCAG GCATGTAATGAGTTCACGACCCATGTCATGAACCTGCTGAGGGAGCAGAGCCGCACCAGGCCCGTGGCCCCCAAAGAGATGGAACGCATGGTGAGCATCATCCATCGAAAGTTCAGCGCCATCCAGATGCAGCTGAAGCAGAGCACCTGCGAGGCTGTGATGATCCTGCGCTCCCGTTTCCTGGATGCCAG ACGAAAGCGCCGTAACTTCAGCAAACAGGCCACTGAGGTCCTAAATGAGTATTTCTACTCCCACCTGAGTAACCCATATCCTAgtgaggaggccaaggaggagctTGCCAAGAAGTGTGGCATCACCGTGTCTCAG GTCTCCAACTGGTTTGGCAACAAGAGGATTCGCTATAAGAAAAACATCGGAAAGTTCCAAGAGGAGGCAAACATCTATGCTGTCAAGACCGCCGTGTCAGTCACCCAGGGGGGCCACAGCCGCACCAGCTCCCCGACACCACCTTCCTCTGCAG GCTCTGGCGGCTCTTTCAATCTCTCAGGATCTGGAGACATGTTTCTGGGGATGCCTGGGCTCAACGGAGATTCCTATTCTGCTTCCCAG GTGGAATCACTCCGACACTCGATGGGGCCAGGGGGCTATGGGGATAACCTCGGGGGAGGCCAGATGTACAGCCCACGGGAAATGAGG GCAAATGGCAGCTGGCAAGAGGCTGTGACCCCCTCTTCAGTGACATCCCCAACGGAGGGACCAGGGAGTGTTCACTCTGATACCTCCAACTGA
- the GPSM3 gene encoding G-protein-signaling modulator 3: MEAERPQEEEDGEQGPPQDEEGWPPPNSTTRPWRSAPPSPPPPGTRHTALGPRSASLLSLQTELLLDLVAEAQSRRLEEQRATFYTPQNPSSLAPAPLRPLEDREQLYSTILSHQCQRMEAQRSEPPLPPGGQELLELLLRVQGGGRMEEQRSRPPTHTC, encoded by the exons ATGGAGGCTGAGAGACCCCAGGAAGAAGAGGATGGTGAGCAG GGCCCCCCTCAGGATGAGGAAGGCTGGCCCCCTCCAAACTCCACCACTCGGCCTTGGCGATCTGCTCCTCCgtcccctcctcctccagggacCCGCCACACAG ccctgggACCCCGCTCGGCCTCCCTGCTCTCCCTGCAGACTGAACTCCTTCTGGACCTGGTGGCTGAAGCCCAGTCCCGCCGCCTGGAGGAGCAGAGGGCCACCTTCTACACCCCCCAAAACCCCTCAAGCCTAGCCCCTGCCCCACTCCGTCCTCTCGAGGACAGAGAACAGCTTTACAGCACTATCCTTAGTCACCAG TGCCAGCGGATGGAAGCCCAGCGGTCAGAgcctcccctccctccagggGGGCAAGAGCTCCTGGAGTTGCTGCTGAGAGTTCAGGGTGGGGGTCGAATGGAGGAGCAAAGGTCCCGgccccccacacacacctgcTGA